The Saccharothrix violaceirubra genome segment GCGGAGCGGGCCGGCGAGGAGATCCCGCTGGCCGACGTGGCCGCGTCGTTCCAGGAGGCGGTGGCGGACGTGCTGACCGCGAAGGCGATCCGGGCGTGCAAGGACCTGGAGGTCGACACGCTGGTGATCTCCGGCGGTGTCGCGGCGAACTCGCGGCTGTCGGGCTTGGCGGCCGAGAGGTGCGCCGAGGCCGGGATCGAGCTGCGCGTGCCCCGGCCCCGGTTGTGCACGGACAACGGCGCCATGATCGCGGCGTTGGGCGCGCACCTGGTCGCGGCCGGTGCGGGTCCGTCGCGGTTGGACCTGTCGACGACGCCCGGTCTGCCCGTGTCCACGGTTCAGGTTCCCTGAAGTACGGCTTCGATCCGGTCCACGTCGAACCGTTCGGCCGCGGGCAGCGGGGTGTCCACGGACAGCCGCAGCCGGGTCGCCTCGTCGAGCAGCCGTCGGGCCTCGGCGTGGTCACCGGCCAACGCGTGCGCGCCCGCGAGCCCCTCGCACGCCAACGCGATCGCCCTCGGGTCGCCGATGCGTGACGCCAGGGCGTGCCCTTCGGCGTGCCACGCCGCCGCGCGCTCGGCGTCACCACGCATCTCGGCCACGAACCCGAGTTCGGCCAGGACCAGCGTGCCCGCACTCTCGAACCCCTCGGTGCGGTGCCACGCCAGCACGCGGTGCAGGTGGTGTTCGGCGTCGTCGAGACGCCCTTCGCGCCGGGCGCCCAGGGCGAGTCCCGTCTCGGCGTACATCGTGGCCGGCGTGAACGCGCCCGCGAGCCCTCGGGCCCGCTCGTGGTACTCGCGTCCACGGACGAAATCGCAGGTCAGCAACGCCACGCGGCCCAGCCAGGACAGCGTGAACGACACCTCGGGCCACGACCGCAGCTCCTCGGCGAGCACCAGGCCCTCGCCGTGCACCCGGGCCGCCTCGGGGTAGTCGCCGGCCATGGCCGCGAGCGTGCCGCGCACGAACGTGACCTGGAGCCGGCCCCACCGGTCGCCGGTCCGGTCGAACAGCGTCGACGCCCGGTCCGCGGCGGCCCGCGCGCCGACAAGATCGCCCCGGGCCAGGGACTGGCTGACCACGTCGATGGACGCGGCGGCCACGCCCCAGTCGTCGCCGTGGTCCTCGAACACCCTCAGCGCCCGCTCGGTGAGCGGCTCGGCCGCGGGCATGTCGCCGACCGTGGACAGCACGTAGCCCAGGAACCAGCGCGTGTACGCCTCCTCGACCGGATCGGCGATCTGGTCGACGGTGGCCGGCACGTCCGGCGGCAGCGGGTCTCCCGCGAGCACGCCGAACGCCGCCTCCCACACGATCGCGGCCGGGTCGGCGGACCCCGCCAGCGCCCGGCGGGCCTCGCCGAGCCGGCCGCGCAGGAACCAGTACCAGGTCAGCGCCTTGGCCAGCCGGACCCGTTCGGCGCCGGTGAGCACGTCCAGCGCGGCACGCAGGTTGGCGGTGTCCGCGTCGAGCCGGGCCAGCCGGGCGAGCTGGCCGCCGGCGCGCAGCCCCGGGCGTTCGGCGAGGGCGAGGTGGAACCGGGCGTGGGCGAGCCGGACCGGGTCCTCCTCGCCGGCCTCCCGCAAACGTTCGCGCCCGTAGTGCGTCACGGAGTCGAGCAGCCGGAACCGACCCTCGGCGGCGACCACCAGCGACCGGTCCACGAGCCGGGTCAGCACGTCCAGCGCGTCGTCGCCCGCCACGGCCTCGGCCGCGTCCAACGCCCACCCCTCGTCGTGCACGGCCACACGGCGCAGCACCACGCGTTCCGCGTCGCCGAGCAGGTCCCAGCTCCAGTCCAGCGCGGCCCGCAGCGTGCGGTGGCGTTCGGGCGCGTCCCGGGGGCCGCCCGCGAGCAGCCGGAGCCGGTCGTCGAGCCGGTCGAGCACGCCGCCGGCGCCCAGCGCGCGCACCCGGCGGGCGGCCAGTTCCAGCGCCAGCGGCAGGCCGTCGAGCCGACGGCAGATCGCGGCCACGGTCCCGTCGTCGCCGTCGAGGAACCCGGCGGCCCGTTCGGCGAACAACGCCATCGCGTCCGGCAAGGGCAGCGGGGGCACCACGTACAGCGCCTCGCCCGAGACGCCGAGGGGTTCCTGGCTGGTCGTGAGCACCCGCAGGCCCGGCGCGGCGCGCAACGCCCGGGACACCAGCGTGGCCACCTCGTCGACCACGCGTTCGCAGTTGTCCAGCAGCAGCACGGTCTCCCGGACCCGCAGCGTCTCCGCGACCGCGTCGACCAGGTCGCCCTCGTCCCGCACGCCGAGCACCGCCGCGACGACGGCCGCGACCCGGTCGCCGGTCGCGCCGGACAGGTCGACCAGCCACACGCCGTCCGCCGCCGTCAGGCCGTGGGCGGCGGCCAGCGCGAGCCGGGTCTTCCCCACGCCGCCCGGCCCGGTCAGCGTCACCAGCCGTGCCCGGTCGAGCAGCGTGCGCACGGCCGACACGGCGGAATCCCTTCCCACCAAAGGGGAAACGGGCGCGGGCAGGTTGTGCCTCGGCCGGGCGCCGCGCGTCACGTCGTGGGTCAGCACGGACTGGCGCAGCCGGACCAGTTCGGGGCCGGGCTCCAGGCCCAGTTCGGCGTCGAGCCGGTCGCGCAGGTCGGTGAAGCTCGCCAACGCCTCCACGTGCCTGCCCGACAGGTACAGGGCGCGCATGTGCAGGCCGCGCAGGCGTTCCCGGGTCGGGTGCCGCGCCACCTCGGCGGAAACGTCCACAGTGGACCCGATCGCCAGGTGTGCCGCCGCGCGGTCCTCCACCGCCGCGATCCGCTCATCCTCCAGGTCGTCGCGGTCACCGCGCCACAACGTGACCGCGTCGTCCAGCAGCGCCGCCGCCGCGACCGGGTCGGCCGTGCGCGCCCGGGACACCAGCTCGCGGAACCGCAGCAGGTCCAGCGTGCCCGCGTCGACCCGCAGCGCGTACCCGGCGGCCGAGTACGTCACGAGATCACGCGTGCCCAACGCCCGGCGCAGCTGCGAAACCCTGGTCTGCAACGTGTTGCGCGACCGTTCCCGACCGTCCCACAGCACCTCGACCAGCCGGTCCGCCGACACCGGGCGACCGGCCGCCAGCAGCAGTTCCGCCAGCAGCGCACGGACCTTGGTCTCGGGCACGGCGACGGGCGTGCCGTCGTCGTCCCACACCACGAGCGGACCGAGCACCCCGAATCGCACGCCACCAGCAAACCCGCAGCCGACCCGCAGCGGCAAACGCGAACCTCGTCGCAAGGGACGAGAGAGGACCGACATGACCGACAGCAGGACCCCGTTGACCCTGATCGGACTCGGGCCGATGGGCCAGGGCATGGTGAAGTTGTGGCTCGCCGCGGGCCACGCCGTGACCGTGTGGAACCGGACCCGGTCGCGCGCGGACGACGTGCTCGCGGCCGGCGCGGTGTGGGCGGAGCGGGCCGACGCCGTGGCCGCGAACCGGCTGATCGTGCTCAGCCTCACCGACTACCGGGCCGCCGACGCCGTGCTCGACGGGCTCGACCTGACCGGCAAGGTCGTGGTCAACCTCAGCTCGGACACGCCCGACCGGACCCGCGAGGCCGCCGAGGCGGTCGCCGCCCGCGGCGGCACGCTGCTGGTCGGCGGCTTGATGGTGCCCGCGCCGCTGCTCGGCACGGAGGCCGCGTACGCGTTCTACAGCGGGCCGGAGGACGTGTTCGCCGAGTACCGCGACACGCTGGCGCTGCTCGGCCGTACCGACTACCTCGGCGCCGACCCGGTGCCGGCGCAGCTGCACTACCAGGCGCAGCTCGACCTGTTCCTGACCGTGCTCGCGGGCATGCTGCACGCGTTCGCCCTGGTCGGCACGGCCGGGGTGTCGGCGAAGGACTTCGCACCGTACATGCGCGAAACCCTCGACACGATGTCGTTCTACCTCGACGAGACCGTGACGAGCGTCGACAGCGGGCAACACCCCGGCGACCTCGCGAACATCACGATGATGGGTG includes the following:
- a CDS encoding NAD(P)-dependent oxidoreductase produces the protein MTDSRTPLTLIGLGPMGQGMVKLWLAAGHAVTVWNRTRSRADDVLAAGAVWAERADAVAANRLIVLSLTDYRAADAVLDGLDLTGKVVVNLSSDTPDRTREAAEAVAARGGTLLVGGLMVPAPLLGTEAAYAFYSGPEDVFAEYRDTLALLGRTDYLGADPVPAQLHYQAQLDLFLTVLAGMLHAFALVGTAGVSAKDFAPYMRETLDTMSFYLDETVTSVDSGQHPGDLANITMMGATTDHIVAASEDAGLDAGLPKAVQDLYHRAIAAGRGGENWTALVDLIRR
- a CDS encoding BTAD domain-containing putative transcriptional regulator; translated protein: MRFGVLGPLVVWDDDGTPVAVPETKVRALLAELLLAAGRPVSADRLVEVLWDGRERSRNTLQTRVSQLRRALGTRDLVTYSAAGYALRVDAGTLDLLRFRELVSRARTADPVAAAALLDDAVTLWRGDRDDLEDERIAAVEDRAAAHLAIGSTVDVSAEVARHPTRERLRGLHMRALYLSGRHVEALASFTDLRDRLDAELGLEPGPELVRLRQSVLTHDVTRGARPRHNLPAPVSPLVGRDSAVSAVRTLLDRARLVTLTGPGGVGKTRLALAAAHGLTAADGVWLVDLSGATGDRVAAVVAAVLGVRDEGDLVDAVAETLRVRETVLLLDNCERVVDEVATLVSRALRAAPGLRVLTTSQEPLGVSGEALYVVPPLPLPDAMALFAERAAGFLDGDDGTVAAICRRLDGLPLALELAARRVRALGAGGVLDRLDDRLRLLAGGPRDAPERHRTLRAALDWSWDLLGDAERVVLRRVAVHDEGWALDAAEAVAGDDALDVLTRLVDRSLVVAAEGRFRLLDSVTHYGRERLREAGEEDPVRLAHARFHLALAERPGLRAGGQLARLARLDADTANLRAALDVLTGAERVRLAKALTWYWFLRGRLGEARRALAGSADPAAIVWEAAFGVLAGDPLPPDVPATVDQIADPVEEAYTRWFLGYVLSTVGDMPAAEPLTERALRVFEDHGDDWGVAAASIDVVSQSLARGDLVGARAAADRASTLFDRTGDRWGRLQVTFVRGTLAAMAGDYPEAARVHGEGLVLAEELRSWPEVSFTLSWLGRVALLTCDFVRGREYHERARGLAGAFTPATMYAETGLALGARREGRLDDAEHHLHRVLAWHRTEGFESAGTLVLAELGFVAEMRGDAERAAAWHAEGHALASRIGDPRAIALACEGLAGAHALAGDHAEARRLLDEATRLRLSVDTPLPAAERFDVDRIEAVLQGT